A genomic region of Fusarium oxysporum Fo47 chromosome VI, complete sequence contains the following coding sequences:
- a CDS encoding major facilitator superfamily domain-containing protein encodes MTGSVHLKPGSLDIKRDVEYEEVAPVRDEILERYPLIRDKTPEERAAIEKTLVRKLDWKFLPMVTAMLLMNYLDRINVSNARLAGMQEDLHMTDTIWSLGISMFYVGYILSQIPANVILAKGTPRVLLPSCMLVWSCVTICMPAVSAGWGFCLCRFLIGFTEGPFVPAVSLMTSSWYTKHESPLRMGIWHAGNTISQALSGLLAAGILTNMEGVANLRAWKWFLLLEGAVSILVALVSFWFIPNFPDSTGTYFITEEEAAMAQYRQTVSAGGIAEDDAGGYWDGFWMCMKEPFAHLFAAIHFFLIIAQSYKDFFPSIVATLGFSGTTTYLIQAPPPIIAFILMMGISWSSGRRLEHGYHIIVPILLTLIGCAVMITTLNVGARYFCMILLVVGPFVGLNIQISWETTVVPRPRTKRAALIAYANCVSSVSHWFTPYFFLRNQEPYYQTGGGVIIAGCGLVVIFVLITKWYAAKKNKALTAAEDAAGEPEGWRYAG; translated from the exons ATGACGGGCTCTGTGCACTTAAAACCCGGATCTTTGGACATCAAACGAGATGTCGAGTACGAAGAAGTTGCTCCTGTGCGAGATGAGATCCTCGAACGTTATCCCCTCATTAGAGACAAGACTCCCGAGGAGCGTGCTGCCATTGAGAAAACTCTTGTTCGCAAACTCGACTGGAAGTTTCTTCCCATGGTCACCGCcatgctgctgatgaa CTACCTCGATCGAATCAACGTTTCCAACGCTCGACTCGCCGGTATGCAAGAAGACCTTCACATGACGGATACAATCTGGTCACTCGGTATCTCCATGTTCTACGTTGGCTACATCCTCTCTCAGATTCCTGCCAACGTCATTCTCGCCAAGGGTACCCCTCGAGTCCTTCTCCCTAGCTGCATGCTTGTCTGGTCTTGCGTGACCATCTGTATGCCTGCCGTTTCTGCAGGATGGGGCTTCTGTCTCTGCCGTTTCCTCATTGGCTTTACTGAAGGACCCTTTGTGCCTGCTGTCTCTCTCATGACCTCTTCTTGGTATACGAAGCACGAGTCGCCTCTGAGAATGGGTATCTGGCATGCGGGAAACACCATCTCGCAGGCACTTTCGGGTCTTTTGGCTGCTGGCATCTTGACCAACATGGAGGGCGTTGCAAACCTTCGAGCATGGAAATGGTTCTTGCTTCTTGAAG GTGCTGTCAGTATCTTGGTGGCTCTCGTGAGCTTCTGGTTCATTCCCAACTTCCCTGACTCGACGGGCACGTACTTCATCACCGAGGAAGAGGCAGCTATGGCTCAGTACCGTCAGACTGTGTCCGCCGGTGGTattgctgaagatgatgctggtgGCTACTGGGACGGCTTCTGGATGTGTATGAAGGAGCCATTTGCTCACCTCTTCGCTGCCATTCACTTCTTCTTGATTATCGCCCAGTCATACAAGGACTTCTTCCCTTCT ATTGTTGCTACCCTCGGATTCTCTGGTACCACTACCTACCTCATCCAAGCGCCTCCTCCTATCATCGCTTTCATTTTGATGATGGGCATCTCGTGGTCTTCTGGTCGGCGATTGGAACACGGTTATCACATCATCGTTCCAATCCTTCTTACTCTGATCGGCTGTGCCGTCATGATCACCACCCTCAACGTCGGCGCCCGGTACTTCTGCATGATCCTTCTCGTCGTCGGTCCCTTTGTTGGTCTGAAC ATCCAAATCTCTTGGGAGACAACTGTTGTCCCTCGTCCCCGCACGAAGCGTGCAGCACTAATTGCTTACGCTAACTGCGTGTCATCTGTCTCTCACTGGTTCACTCCGTACTTCTTCCTTCGCAACCAGGAGCCTTACTATCAGACTGGAGGTGGTGTCATCATTGCAGGCTGTGGCCTCGTTGTGATCTTTGTTCTCATCACAAAGTGGTACgcggccaagaagaacaaggcccTGACTGCAGCAGAGGATGCGGCTGGTGAGCCTGAGGGATGGAGATATGCTGGCTAG